The genomic interval GAAGGCACTGTGCGCAAGTATGAGCTTAATCGAATCGTTCGTGAGCTTCGTAAGCTCCGGCGTTATAAGCACGCGCTTGAGGTTAGTTCTTCTCACTAATTTGTATGCATTTTTTGCTCATATTAAGCTCTACTTTGAATTTGTTAGAATTTGATTAGTAGGGAGAGGTTTTAAGATTGATGGAATTAGGGGTTCAGGGTTTAAGATTTGACTAAGTTTGACTTTattatatatgaattaaattagAGGTGGAATGTCATGATATAGGCTTGATCATGTTAGTCATTTTGTTGGTGAAATGAATTGGATGTGGTTTGATGTGACATGGTTTGTGTAGATATGCGAATGGATGACATTACAAGAAGATATGAAGCTAGTGGCAGGTGATTATGCTGTTCAGTTGGATTTGATTGCAAAGGTTCGGGGTATGAATAGTGCCGAGAAGTTTTTCGAGGATCTCCCTGAGCAGATGAGAGACGGAACCACCTGTTCGGCTCTTCTGCATACATATGTGCAGAATAAGGAGTCTGAGAAAGCGGAAGCTCTGTTTGAAAAGATGAAAGAGTGTGGTTTTATGAGGAATTCCCTTCCTTATAACCACATGATGTCGTTGTATGTCTCCAATGGGAAATTAGACAAGGTTCCGGAAGTGATTGGGGAGATGAAGGTTCATACTAAACTGGATGTTGTCACTTACAATCTGTGGTTAACGGTTTGTGCTTCGCAAAATGATGTTGAGAGTGCAGAAAGAGTGTTTCTTGAACTGAAGAAGGCAAAGGTAAGTCCGGACTGGGTGACTCTTAGCACGCTAACGAACTTGTACATAAAAAGCTCGCAGGTTGAAAAAGCAGCAGCTACCTCGAAGGAGATGGAGAAAATGGTATCTCGGAAGCATCGAGTCGCATATTCATCTCTCATCAGTCTGCTTGCAAATATTGGGGACAAGGCTGGTGTTCAAAGAGTCTGgaagaaactaaaatcatgTTTCCCCAAAATGAATGATGCGGAGTATACGTGTATGATAGCTTCACTTATGAAACTCAAGGAGATTGAAGAAGCTGAAAAAATTTATACGGAGTGGGAGTCTGTTACTGGGACTCATGATCCTAGGGTCTCAAATATAATTCTTGCAGCTTACATCAACAAAGACCAAATGGATGTGGCTGAAACCTTCTGTAGTCGCATGGTGCAAAATAAAGTCACCCCCTGTTACAGTACTTGGGAGCTTCTTACCTGGGGCTATTTGAAACAAAAGCATACGAAAAAAATGCTAGAATATTTTAAGAAAGCAGTTGGTAGTGTGAAAAAATGGGATCCCCACCATAAATTGATTGCAGAAGTATTTAGCAGGCTCAATGAGGAAAGCAATGTTGAAGAGGCAGAGGAACTATTGGCTTTCCTTCGGAATGCTGGCCATGTGAGTACCGAGACTTATAATTCACTCCTACGAT from Argentina anserina chromosome 2, drPotAnse1.1, whole genome shotgun sequence carries:
- the LOC126782731 gene encoding pentatricopeptide repeat-containing protein At4g02820, mitochondrial translates to MRFSMLVRNLRSSIAAVRHFSAVVKAASGGAKKEAGERRDTLGRRLLRLVYARHSAVVTIRKWKEEEGTVRKYELNRIVRELRKLRRYKHALEICEWMTLQEDMKLVAGDYAVQLDLIAKVRGMNSAEKFFEDLPEQMRDGTTCSALLHTYVQNKESEKAEALFEKMKECGFMRNSLPYNHMMSLYVSNGKLDKVPEVIGEMKVHTKLDVVTYNLWLTVCASQNDVESAERVFLELKKAKVSPDWVTLSTLTNLYIKSSQVEKAAATSKEMEKMVSRKHRVAYSSLISLLANIGDKAGVQRVWKKLKSCFPKMNDAEYTCMIASLMKLKEIEEAEKIYTEWESVTGTHDPRVSNIILAAYINKDQMDVAETFCSRMVQNKVTPCYSTWELLTWGYLKQKHTKKMLEYFKKAVGSVKKWDPHHKLIAEVFSRLNEESNVEEAEELLAFLRNAGHVSTETYNSLLRSYAQARKMPLLIEERMKKDNVELNKETRSLLKRISKLCGSEDTSICSPPKVPEENFV